From the genome of Papaver somniferum cultivar HN1 chromosome 2, ASM357369v1, whole genome shotgun sequence, one region includes:
- the LOC113352169 gene encoding F-box protein At5g07610-like has protein sequence MRPVSEMIFLDGYVGVPFTFNTPALFDDPTGIVISQSCNGLFCCRSYMFNKASEIYIYIFNPSTNHCRVLPTYDQQMVNTGFHVTSVSLAFDPINSINYEVVVTWSYGRTKRNGRCKYHITIYSSKTNSWRLSGDVIYAPEYDLSKSGVFWNGLLHWLTIDETQVVYFDFDQESFNTLALPSPPDARRLAYKTKRIKYFGECRGNLYVIQTFGHLLVGCFDILEVKVDYTGWNIKYRVDLEGLTKGYPEISNVSDFSVLYVHEMEEQGSSSKLVLRAGNKVISYDIEDASFKEIQDLQQNLYGVIADKAFPYVESLVCV, from the coding sequence TCTTCTTAGATGGATATGTAGGTGTTCCTTTCACTTTTAATACCCCAGCTTTGTTTGACGATCCAACGGGCATAGTAATAAGCCAATCTTGCAATGGTCTTTTCTGTTGCCGTAGTTACATGTTCAACAAAGCCAGTGAAATTTACATTTACATCTTCAATCCATCCACAAATCATTGCAGAGTCCTTCCTACATATGATCAACAAATGGTAAACACGGGCTTTCATGTTACTAGCGTTAGCTTAGCTTTTGATCCTATCAATTCAATTAATTATGAAGTAGTTGTAACTTGGTCCTATGGTAGAACAAAGCGCAATGGTAGGTGTAAATATCACATTACGATCTACTCGTCCAAAACAAACTCTTGGAGGCTCTCTGGAGATGTCATTTATGCACCTGAATATGATTTGTCAAAGTCCGGTGTCTTTTGGAATGGTTTGTTGCACTGGTTAACAATTGATGAAACACAAgtggtttatttcgattttgatcAAGAGTCATTTAATACATTGGCGTTACCTTCGCCTCCAGATGCTCGAAGATTGGCCTATAAGACTAAGAGGATTAAGTATTTCGGAGAGTGTAGGGGGAATCTGTACGTTATTCAAACCTTTGGACATTTACTTGTTGGATGTTTCGATATCTTGGAGGTGAAAGTTGATTACACCGGGTGGAATATAAAGTACCGTGTCGATCTTGAAGGACTGACAAAGGGTTACCCAGAAATTTCTAATGTCTCTGATTTCTCTGTTCTGTATGTTCATGAAATGGAAGAACAGGGGTCGTCTTCGAAGTTGGTATTACGTGCAGGCAATAAGGTTATATCTTATGATATCGAAGATGCCAGCTTTAAAGAAATTCAGGATTTACAACAAAATCTTTATGGTGTGATCGCTGATAAAGCATTTCCATACGTTGAATCACTTGTTTGTGTTTAA